One Streptococcus gallolyticus subsp. gallolyticus DSM 16831 DNA window includes the following coding sequences:
- a CDS encoding metal-sulfur cluster assembly factor, whose amino-acid sequence MSEQKYTEEEVAKIKDRILEALEMVIDPELGIDIVNLGLVYEIRFEQNGHTEIDMTLTTMGCPLADLLTDQIHDVMREIPEVTNTEVKLVWYPAWTVDKMSRYARIALGIR is encoded by the coding sequence ATGTCAGAACAAAAATATACTGAAGAAGAAGTAGCAAAAATCAAAGATCGTATTCTTGAAGCTTTGGAAATGGTTATTGACCCAGAATTGGGCATTGATATTGTCAATCTAGGTCTTGTCTATGAAATACGCTTTGAGCAAAATGGTCATACTGAAATTGACATGACGTTGACGACAATGGGATGTCCACTTGCTGATCTTCTTACAGATCAAATTCATGATGTGATGCGCGAAATTCCAGAAGTAACGAATACCGAAGTGAAGCTGGTCTGGTACCCAGCTTGGACGGTAGATAAGATGAGCCGCTACGCTCGCATTGCTTTAGGAATTAGATAA
- the rpoD gene encoding RNA polymerase sigma factor RpoD — MAKEKEITTFNVQVAEFIRNHKKNGTAVDDEVTEKLVIPFSLDADQIDDLLERLTDGGISITDKEGNPSTKYVVEEPKPEELTDEELLGSNSAKVNDPVRMYLKEIGVVPLLTSEEEKELAVAVAAGDLQAKQRLAEANLRLVVSIAKRYVGRGMQFLDLIQEGNMGLMKAVDKFDYSKGFKFSTYATWWIRQAITRAIADQARTIRIPVHMVETINKLVREQRNLLQELGQDPTPEQIAERMDMTPDKVREILKIAQEPVSLETPIGEEDDSHLGDFIEDEVIENPVDYTTRVVLREQLDEVLDTLTDREENVLRLRFGLDDGKMRTLEDVGKVFNVTRERIRQIEAKALRKLRHPSRSKQLRDFIED, encoded by the coding sequence ATGGCAAAAGAAAAAGAAATTACAACCTTTAATGTTCAAGTTGCAGAATTTATTCGTAATCACAAAAAGAACGGCACTGCCGTTGATGATGAAGTAACTGAAAAATTAGTTATTCCATTTTCATTAGATGCCGATCAAATAGATGACCTTTTGGAACGTTTGACAGATGGTGGTATTTCAATTACGGACAAAGAAGGAAATCCATCAACAAAATACGTCGTTGAAGAACCAAAACCAGAAGAATTGACAGACGAAGAATTACTTGGTAGTAATTCTGCCAAGGTTAATGACCCAGTGCGTATGTACCTCAAAGAGATTGGTGTCGTGCCATTGCTCACTAGCGAGGAAGAAAAAGAATTGGCTGTTGCCGTTGCTGCTGGTGACCTTCAAGCAAAACAACGTTTGGCTGAAGCTAACTTGCGTTTGGTTGTTTCAATTGCAAAACGTTATGTTGGACGTGGTATGCAATTTCTTGACCTTATTCAAGAAGGAAACATGGGCTTGATGAAAGCTGTTGATAAATTTGACTACTCAAAAGGGTTCAAATTCTCAACTTATGCGACATGGTGGATTCGTCAGGCTATCACACGTGCAATTGCTGATCAAGCTCGTACGATTCGTATTCCTGTCCACATGGTTGAAACTATTAATAAACTTGTTCGTGAACAACGTAACCTCCTTCAAGAACTTGGACAAGACCCAACGCCTGAACAAATTGCAGAGCGTATGGATATGACGCCTGACAAAGTTCGTGAAATTTTGAAAATCGCTCAAGAACCTGTTTCATTGGAAACACCAATCGGTGAAGAAGATGACAGTCACCTTGGTGATTTCATTGAAGATGAAGTTATTGAAAACCCAGTAGATTACACAACTCGTGTCGTACTTCGTGAACAATTGGACGAAGTTTTGGATACGTTGACAGACCGTGAAGAAAATGTGTTACGTTTGCGTTTTGGTCTTGATGATGGTAAAATGCGTACATTAGAAGATGTTGGTAAAGTTTTCAATGTGACGCGTGAACGTATTCGTCAAATTGAAGCCAAAGCTCTTCGTAAACTACGCCACCCAAGCCGTAGTAAACAACTCCGTGATTTTATCGAAGATTAA